A window of Paenibacillus polygoni contains these coding sequences:
- a CDS encoding NUDIX domain-containing protein gives MKESIIRQKHPKLNHPDSNPALVEKTVSTEPIFEGKVVSLQVDTVTLPNGQTGTREIIRHPGAVAVLAVRGDRMLVVDQYRQALGRTELEIPAGKLDPGEDPEEAAKRELREETGYRAKSLVPLPAFYTSPGFADEVIYLYMAEELEAGEMELDEDEFLEVSEITLDEAYSLIKEGRISDAKTILAVYAWHLYQLTGKL, from the coding sequence ATGAAGGAATCAATTATTCGTCAGAAGCATCCAAAACTAAATCATCCGGATTCGAATCCGGCATTAGTCGAAAAAACAGTGTCCACAGAGCCTATTTTTGAGGGGAAAGTGGTTTCTCTCCAAGTGGATACCGTAACCTTACCAAATGGGCAGACCGGAACTAGAGAGATCATCAGACACCCGGGAGCGGTTGCGGTTCTGGCTGTTCGAGGGGATCGTATGCTGGTTGTCGATCAGTATAGACAGGCGCTAGGAAGAACGGAGCTAGAAATTCCGGCAGGTAAGCTGGACCCAGGTGAAGATCCGGAGGAAGCGGCCAAAAGAGAGCTGAGAGAAGAAACGGGATACCGTGCAAAATCCCTTGTACCGCTGCCTGCTTTTTACACCTCCCCTGGTTTTGCTGATGAGGTTATCTATCTATATATGGCTGAAGAACTCGAGGCGGGCGAGATGGAACTAGATGAAGATGAGTTTCTCGAAGTATCGGAGATCACTTTGGACGAAGCTTATTCCCTAATTAAAGAAGGACGGATCAGCGATGCCAAGACGATTCTCGCAGTCTATGCATGGCACTTATATCAGCTGACAGGAAAGCTGTAA